The Pseudomonas triclosanedens genome has a window encoding:
- a CDS encoding glutathione S-transferase family protein, giving the protein MKLHDVPLSGNCYKVRLFLGLIGRSAELVPVDLLAGAHKRPAFLAINPRGQVPALEDGELRLGDSHAILTYLARQYAAPQWNPLGAATQGRIASWLSFSANEVQHGLALARVIVLFKRPGDLPSAQAKGRHALELLDTTLAEHRWLAQTSEPTIADVAVYPYVTLAEEGGLELSGYPYVQAWLARIRALPGYVPQPRL; this is encoded by the coding sequence ATGAAGCTGCACGACGTACCGCTCTCCGGTAACTGCTACAAGGTTCGCCTGTTCCTCGGGCTGATCGGCCGGTCGGCCGAACTGGTTCCGGTCGATCTGCTGGCCGGCGCGCACAAACGCCCAGCCTTCCTGGCGATCAACCCGCGCGGCCAGGTGCCGGCGCTGGAGGACGGGGAACTGCGACTGGGCGACTCTCACGCCATCCTCACCTACCTCGCCCGGCAATACGCCGCGCCGCAGTGGAATCCCCTGGGCGCGGCAACCCAGGGACGCATCGCCAGTTGGCTGAGTTTTTCCGCCAACGAAGTACAGCATGGTCTCGCGCTGGCCCGGGTCATCGTGCTGTTCAAGCGCCCCGGCGATCTGCCCTCCGCCCAGGCCAAGGGCCGCCACGCACTGGAGCTGCTCGACACCACGCTCGCCGAACACCGCTGGCTGGCGCAGACCAGCGAACCGACCATCGCCGACGTTGCCGTCTATCCCTATGTGACGCTCGCAGAGGAAGGTGGGCTGGAGCTTTCGGGCTACCCCTACGTGCAGGCCTGGCTGGCCCGCATTCGCGCCCTGCCGGGCTACGTCCCGCAACCTCGGCTGTAA